Proteins found in one Oncorhynchus tshawytscha isolate Ot180627B linkage group LG25, Otsh_v2.0, whole genome shotgun sequence genomic segment:
- the LOC112224014 gene encoding uncharacterized protein LOC112224014, with protein sequence MKPFLKELLDPTGRHVFDSLTRSEAGLTQTHTHCLRKGSCSTSLGLYPGCLPVLQSWPAYITYVSDTVRDLQESEKRRRGENSTCVTQTAWASPHRQPQTSHRSGTMTTHRLFPCQLDQQVISSLSG encoded by the exons ATGAAGCCTTTCCTGAAGGAGCTGCTGGACCCAACAGGACGCCATGTCTTTGACAGCCTAACCAGATCAGAGGCGGGGCTAacccagacccacacacactgtctcaggAAAG GGTCTTGCAGCACCAGTCTAGGTCTGTACCCTGGCTGTCTGCCTGTTCTCCAGAGCTGGCCTGCCTACATCACCTATGTGTCTGACACAGTCCGAGACCTGCAGGAgagtgagaagaggaggaggggagagaactcTACCTGTGTCACTCAGACCGCATGGGCGTCACCCCACCGCCAACCGCAAACAAGTCACAGGAGTGGCACCATGACAACCCATAGGTTGTTTCCATGTCAACTAGACCAACAGGTCATCTCCAGTCTCAGTGGATGA